From Salmo salar chromosome ssa04, Ssal_v3.1, whole genome shotgun sequence, one genomic window encodes:
- the LOC106602714 gene encoding uncharacterized protein C4orf54: MEAVEKTLTYRDNTGPYGKLLPGNKDKDKCNPKTKSDESNYVDLDDLIDMKSEVTKTVKVAFTGDGNQLAVFKCNSDTSGERSPWIREIDDNVDKIYEEESKDKSADRPVSEDPPMDTYLTEFNSNVDLENDNMTELQSEIVPRDYNVPSECEELQYTDMYLNSKTESDDCESVVLSDHCAPDTEIDESHYITTHEIQLTELDHDVDYDLGRGSCWDIEDDNLVYSFVDYASFESDETTKGTLIGLVDGRSQAKVKSSKAQYNNVHQSVAGCAVVSTESEFCDSDKCPSSDESICKNQNGSGNSAGQIHLSIKTSSRAIKDYNNIIENENICYHTKNVGDRSHFFFTSTDARAEALCDRSQYFIPAPGRQHFATKLRGKDVNEYSSGASSSISELDDADKEVRNLTAKSFRSLACPYFDAIHLSTSSESSMSEYGLGLNKWSAFVDLKYGNMSQGRDQNVIAHKSATATFEMSKNADYKSINGIAISSKKGPQTNMFSLNTKRSSPQHASSSTQNVELTGPFEPGREVITLTKTLDFRCNVEAGSPERGKPPKYSENASGARSMDEVPGTLPAEPGYEVSYQHIDAGDSMEGTHKKASFASSLLKNVISKKMQFEQERKMERGEIRDTHPTHSPCFQCKDQDGVRERDTEKGVHSQTSESGSGYTSNSSDEQGAVDRRPNSCDPKEELTEALESFQTINEARLDFQKDACEPTRGSLSHSQNSAFKSWRDGEPEPQEKHEIRTILDGTPSTTDNMGERELDSRAVSSKLTKLSHLFVPSSQLLPKENKLKEQVSDSNLVGAQKEQRGYGERKFRPDNNAGIVKGSKAPEIKIRLRSVKENKCNPLNIDNLLTPNISYPIKSAGDSKCQVLPASDRVPHFTVRDIRDNKCKFQTPIHQVRDVRKLVKSSYRLVSVDNSESKGAVATAAASLRKDNKASKKEPDKKSPPSSIVIKCQSVNTNNSTKQHVLVTEAPKRRQIENDRSSPKPSPECAKNEPTSLHRATGRPPIGFAKQPNTDQSEAKQKQEKMVDAGERKLESKIPKQVALEKLKAAVKTMEQLYVFDRNEWKRKSQAPWPITDSHVLSLIAREEHGGPEEQGATGGRERLSTAINTDRLPETCNIQEEKGCLRIINVPFTEDTFKTKSQQSKTFSNKSVFHLGNSIKTAVSSSSTNSWNGPQTCSPSHATSMVKSISSKTPKAPLSLKISPPKRALVDRGRFKSSPTTETPPQPIKSGNPDTENYLTIPVEGRSVGQMKLPIQEQVFPSSPAASQPGITDNKRHKHNYIQSLKRSPVVIETRPPDTPTTATIYHHSLPVVKQGNPQPQVFCFSPLHCPLAHHPFGGRRLPAYPEEDAL, encoded by the coding sequence ATGGAAGCAGTTGAGAAAACTCTCACTTACCGAGACAACACCGGACCTTATGGAAAGCTGCTCCCTGGAAATAAAGACAAGGACAAGTGCAACCCTAAAACAAAAAGTGACGAATCCAATTATGTTGATTTGGATGACTTAATTGATATGAAATCAGAGGTCACAAAAACTGTTAAAGTGGCTTTTACCGGTGATGGTAACCAACTGGCGGTATTCAAATGCAACAGTGATACGTCCGGAGAGAGGAGCCCCTGGATTCGCGAGATTGATGACAATGTGGATAAAATCTATGAGGAAGAATCGAAGGACAAGTCAGCAGATAGGCCTGTATCGGAAGATCCCCCCATGGACACGTATTTGACAGAATTTAACAGCAATGTGGACTTGGAGAATGACAATATGACAGAACTCCAGAGCGAAATTGTGCCTCGTGATTATAATGTCCCCAGCGAGTGTGAGGAGTTACAATACACAGACATGTATTTGAACAGTAAAACCGAATCGGACGACTGTGAGAGCGTAGTATTGTCGGACCATTGTGCGCCTGATACCGAAATAGACGAATCGCACTACATTACAACGCACGAAAtccaactgacagagcttgaccaTGATGTCGATTATGATTTGGGACGGGGAAGCTGTTGGGATATTGAGGACGATAATCTGGTTTATTCATTTGTGGATTATGCCTCTTTTGAAAGCGATGAAACAACAAAGGGGACTTTGATAGGCCTGGTAGATGGTAGGAGCCAGGCGAAAGTGAAAAGCAGTAAGGCGCAATATAATAATGTGCACCAAAGTGTTGCTGGTTGTGCAGTTGTCAGCACTGAGAGTGAGTTTTGTGACTCTGACAAATGCCCCAGCTCAGATGAAAGCATTTGTAAAAACCAAAACGGTAGTGGGAATTCGGCGGGGCAAATTCACCTGTCAATCAAGACCTCATCCAGAGCgataaaggactataacaatatcATTGAGAATGAAAACATTTGTTATCATACCAAGAATGTGGGAGACAGGAGCCACTTCTTCTTTACAAGCACTGACGCCAGAGCGGAAGCCTTGTGCGATAGATCCCAATATTTTATCCCAGCCCCGGGACGTCAACACTTTGCAACTAAATTAAGAGGGAAAGATGTTAACGAATATTCCAGCGGTGCGTCAAGTTCGATAAGTGAACTGGACGACGCTGATAAAGAAGTGCGTAATTTAACCGCCAAATCATTTAGGAGTTTAGCATGTCCCTATTTCGATGCTATACATTTGAGCACTTCAAGTGAGTCTTCAATGTCAGAATATGGGCTTGGCTTAAACAAGTGGTCAGCTTTCGTTGACCTTAAATATGGTAACATGTCACAGGGCAGAGACCAAAATGTAATCGCCCATAAGAGTGCAACTGCAACTTTTGAAATGAGCAAGAACGCAGACTATAAGAGTATAAATGGTATTGCCATAAGCAGTAAGAAAGGTCCCCAAACAAATATGTTTTCTTTGAATACAAAAAGATCTAGTCCACAACATGCATCTTCCTCTACCCAAAATGTAGAGCTTACAGGCCCATTTGAACCAGGCAGGGAGGTTATCACTTTGACAAAGACATTGGATTTTCGCTGTAATGTTGAAGCGGGGTCACCTGAACGCGGGAAGCCTCCCAAATATTCAGAAAATGCGTCAGGAGCACGTTCCATGGATGAAGTTCCCGGCACCTTGCCAGCAGAGCCAGGATATGAAGTGAGCTACCAACACATTGACGCGGGTGATAGCATGGAAGGCACACATAAGAAGGCAAGTTTTGCATCAAGTCtcttaaaaaatgtaatatccaaaaAAATGCAATTTGAACAGGAGCgcaagatggagaggggggaaatACGGGACACGCATCCCACGCACTCCCCATGCTTTCAATGCAAGGATCAAGATGGGgtaagagagagggatacagagaaagGCGTGCATAGTCAAACCTCAGAATCGGGTTCGGGATACACAAGCAATTCTTCTGATGAACAAGGGGCTGTGGACCGTAGACCTAATTCGTGTGACCCCAAAGAAGAGCTTACTGAGGCATTAGAAAGCTTTCAGACTATAAATGAGGCACGATTAGATTTTCAAAAGGATGCATGCGAGCCCACAAGAGGATCCCTGAGCCATAGCCAAAACAGCGCATTCAAATCATGGAGGGATGGTGAGCCAGAGCCCCAAGAGAAACATGAAATTCGTACCATTTTAGATGGGACACCCTCGACAACTGATAATATGGGGGAAAGGGAGTTAGACTCCAGAGCTGTAAGTAGCAAGCTAACTAAATTATCACACTTGTTTGTTCCAAGTTCCCAGCTTCTCCCTAAAGAAAATAAATTGAAAGAACAGGTGTCAGACAGTAATTTAGTCGGTGCGCAAAAAGAGCAACGGGGGTACGGGGAGAGAAAGTTTAGACCTGACAACAATGCAGGAATCGTGAAAGGGTCAAAGGCACCCGAGATAAAAATACGTCTGAGGAGCGTAAAAGAAAACAAATGCAATCCGCTAAATATTGACAACTTGTTAACCCCTAATATAAGTTATCCAATAAAGTCAGCAGGTGACTCCAAATGTCAGGTGCTGCCAGCGTCAGACAGAGTGCCACACTTTACGGTTAGGGATATAAGGGACAATAAGTGCAAGTTTCAGACGCCAATTCATCAGGTTAGAGACGTGCGTAAATTGGTCAAGAGTTCATATCGTTTAGTCTCAGTGGATAACAGCGAGAGTAAAGGTGCAGTCGCCACTGCTGCTGCCTCATTACGCAAAGATAATAAAGCTTCTAAGAAAGAACCTGATAAGAAATCGCCCCCCTCTTCAATTGTAATAAAATGTCagtctgtaaatacaaataatagTACTAAACAGCATGTGCTTGTAACCGAGGCTCCAAAGCGGAGACAAATTGAGAACGATAGGTCATCCCCCAAACCATCTCCAGAATGTGCCAAAAATGAACCCACGTCGCTGCACAGGGCGACAGGCAGACCTCCAATTGGCTTCGCTAAACAGCCCAACACAGATCAGTCCGAGGCTAAACAAAAGCAGGAAAAAATGGTCGATGCAGGTGAACGCAAACTGGAGTCAAAAATACCAAAACAGGTGGCATTAGAGAAACTAAAGGCGGCCGTTAAAACAATGGAACAGCTTTATGTTTTTGACAGAAATGAATGGAAGCGCAAGAGCCAGGCTCCCTGGCCTATTACAGACAGTCATGTTCTGTCACTTATTGCTAGAGAGGAGCATGGTGGCCCCGAGGAGCAAGGTGCAACAGGTGGCAGAGAGAGGCTTAGTACAGCGATAAACACAGACAGGTTGCCAGAAACATGCAACATTCAAGAAGAGAAAGGTTGTCTAAGAATAATCAATGTCCCATTCACAGAGGACACCTTTAAAACCAAGTCACAACAAAGTAAAACGTTTAGTAACAAAAGCGTGTTCCATTTGGGGAACAGCATTAAGACAGCTGTCAGTAGCAGCAGCACTAATAGCTGGAATGGGCCACAAACCTGTTCTCCATCACATGCAACCTCTATGGTGAAAAGCATTAGCTCTAAGACCCCGAAAGCTCCACTGTCATTGAAAATATCCCCCCCAAAACGAGCCCTTGTGGACAGGGGAAGGTTCAAAAGCAGCCCCACCACAGAGACTCCACCACAGCCCATCAAATCTGGCAACCCAGACACTGAAAACTACTTAACAATACCTGTAGAAGGCAGGAGTGTCGGTCAAATGAAACTGCCCATTcaagagcaggtattcccaagcAGCCCTGCCGCCAGTCAACCTGGCATCACCGACAACAAGAGACACAAGCATAATTATATCCAGTCCCTCAAACGGTCCCCTGTTGTCATAGAGACGCGGCCCCCGGATACCCCCACTACCGCCACCATCTACCACCACTCTCTACCAGTGGTCAAGCAAGGAAACCCCCAGCCGCAGGTGTTCTGCTTCTCCCCCCTCCATTGCCCCCTTGCTCACCACCCCTTCGGGGGGAGACGCCTTCCAGCCTACCCAGAGGAAGATGCTCTTTGA